TATGCAATGGGAGGAGAAATATCAGTACATGGTGATGCCTACAGTTTTGGGATTCTCATTCTTGAACTGTTTAGTGGAAAACGACCAACCGATGAGATGTTCGGAGGAGACTTTACCATCCGTAGCTGCATCAGGTCTGCATTGCCAGGTCAAGTTTTGGATGTCGCAGACGAATCAATTCTTCACAGCGGCCTTAGAATTGGCTTCCCTGCTGCTGAGTGCTTGACAAAGGTTTTAGAAGTGGGACTTGGGTGTTCTGAAGAGTCTCCAGCAAACCGGTTGGAAATGAGTGAGGTTGTAAAAGAATTAATCTCAATCAAGGAGAGGTTCTTCAAAGCCAGAAGAGGAGCTAGACATTGAAGTGTCGTCTTGTATGCTTGCTCCTCTTCAAACTTGAAGACTTGTAGAAGTATTCTATTTCTTCATGATATGCTTTGAATGCTGTGAAACATAATGCTATGTTATTAGTAGACAAAAGATGAATGTCGTGTTAGCAATTTGGTATTTGGAATTTCTATCGGTAAAACATTGCTTTATCATTGCCACCACGATCCTTGAACTATATCAACCCTCAGTCACTCAAGCGTGTTCATCATAAGTACATATAGTAATTATGGATTATAATCTTAAAGAGAAGACAAGATTGTTTCCTCATATATCTGAGCTAACACAAGTGTAAAACAATCAGGTAGGGAGTTCAAAACTTTTGGCTATTAACTTATCAAACGGATACAGACAAGTGGAAGGAACGATCTACTATCACATATGAAATAAAAGCAAATAGGTAGAGAGAGAGCAGTATGGTAGAACGCAGGGACCATGTTCTGTCCAGCCAATAAGCAGCAGGTAGCTAGAGGGATCACAGTAAAAACTTGATTCAGACACTAAAGATAAAAGAGACAAAACCTTGATCTTCTCGAGGTTGAAAGCAGGGTTGATGATCCTCCTGTGTCTCGCCCACTTATCTCCCTTGTAGCTGGCGAGCCCGCCTACTAACAGTTTGACCAAAGGTGATGAAACAGTCGCTTCAAAGTCGTAAGTTTTACTGAAGACTTCTTTGATATGCTCTGGATTCGTTATCATGATCGTTGGAACTGGTCCAGTCCACATGAAGAAGGTCCTTCCTGTTCCAACAACATTTACTCAATCAAGTTCAAACACTAGCTATAAGAGGAAAGAATGGAGAGAGAGAGAGAGAGAGCAGTACCGTGAGAGTTGAACATTTTTAAGGCAAGAGGAAGGAGATATGGGATGACATCATCCGTTAGAGAGATGGGTTTTGATCTTGCCTCCATCAACATGTTAATATTCTTCTTGATATCTCCAAAGAGAGGCGTGTAAGGAGTTCCGGGAAGACCTTGTCTTCTCAGGTACCTCTCCAGCTTCTTTGGTGTTATCCACACCCAGTTCACAACCCTTATCAACACAGCTGCTAAAACCACCATTAAAGCTGCTGCTACTACTGGTAAAGACATCTCTACTACTTCTCTCACTCACTCTAGATTCTGCAGGTTAAGAGCTTTTTCTATCACTGAGAGTTCCACTGTACAATGTACAGTTTAAACCAAAAGGGATTCACCAACTTCTCCCACGTTTAATGTGAAGAACAGTGTGGTTAGTTAAGTGACGACTTGACGTGTGAAGCAGTGTATTTATTAATTATGAAAATGGCATGTAAATGTTTGCCACCTGAACCTTACCTAATTGCATTTTTCTTATCTAGTGTTTTTTTTTAATCTCTACTAAGCATTTTTGAATGATTAAAGAAGAGATCCACTAATCATAATGAACTCTTAACTCATTTGCAAGTTACAGTAAAACATTTCCCTAAACCAGCCAACCTTTGTATATTCATATCATATCTAGATAGCGAAAGTTTAAAAAAATGCTAAACTTAAAAAAATTAAAGAGACTGGGGAACAAGAACACCAATCTGATCTGGTTGACAAGGATGAGTAGAGAATCATGCAAAAGATTGGTTTTACATGAAAATGTTGGGCTTTGAAGCTTTGTATGTAGTCTTGATTGGTGGTCTGACCTTCCTGAAAACAAGAGGGAACTTGATCTTGGAGTTATGGAACTGCTTGGTGCTCTCTCTCTCTTGCAGAGCTTTTGCAGGGACTGTGGCAGTCTTGATGATCTGAATGCAAGGGAACCTCACTCTGTGGCGAGAAGCCATCTCAGTGTACATCTGCTCCTCTGCATAGTTCGGCTCTGGTAACGCAGCCAGATACCGTAGATATTGATTTCGTGGGGGTTCTACTCAAGAGTAGAGAGCAACACAATCACATACACTATTCAGCATTGGCTTCAAACTCAGCTCTGAAATGTAATGCAAACCTCATTGATGGTAAAGGATATATCCGTTGCTTTTCTTACCCTTCTTCAGTTTCCTAAGGAAGTACCTAGAGAATAGAGATACAACAATCAAATGCATTTACACGGTTAGTAGGAGTTGCATCAACAAAGAGGGAAGAGAAATTCCTACGATATTCCTAAAAAAAATTTTGTTACAAATATAAACTTTAAAAATAAAAATGACCAAAATAGATTTAAATGTTTTATCAAAACAAGCAAATATACATTTATACTTGTAGGGTTAATTAATCTTAGACATTAGGGTTTAGAGTTCAGAGACGGGATTTAAGGTTTAGGGTTTAGAGTTGAGGAGTAGGGTTTTAGGGATATGATTTCAAATTTTAAAAAATAAAATAAAATTTAAAATTTTCAAAATAAAAAATGCTATTTTAGTCATTTTAGTTTCTGAAGTCTTTTTTTATGACAAAAATTAAAAAAAAGTCTATTTGAAAGAATCATCCAAGAGGGATCTCATCATTGCATAATGATTAACCAAAACTTGGAATTCA
This sequence is a window from Brassica oleracea var. oleracea cultivar TO1000 chromosome C1, BOL, whole genome shotgun sequence. Protein-coding genes within it:
- the LOC106339425 gene encoding cytochrome P450 72A15-like — protein: MSLPVVAAALMVVLAAVLIRVVNWVWITPKKLERYLRRQGLPGTPYTPLFGDIKKNINMLMEARSKPISLTDDVIPYLLPLALKMFNSHGRTFFMWTGPVPTIMITNPEHIKEVFSKTYDFEATVSSPLVKLLVGGLASYKGDKWARHRRIINPAFNLEKIKNMVPAFYHTALSLPICFYFICDSRSFLPLVCIRLIS
- the LOC106339433 gene encoding 60S ribosomal protein L18a-2-like, with protein sequence MHLIVVSLFSRYFLRKLKKEPPRNQYLRYLAALPEPNYAEEQMYTEMASRHRVRFPCIQIIKTATVPAKALQERESTKQFHNSKIKFPLVFRKVRPPIKTTYKASKPNIFM